A single Phragmites australis chromosome 4, lpPhrAust1.1, whole genome shotgun sequence DNA region contains:
- the LOC133915729 gene encoding uncharacterized protein LOC133915729, whose amino-acid sequence MARKWSKGLVARVYKYSSPSVFQPPPSPHQFRFHIASIEQHSAVSSSAACLGVSEAEEGKLEEAEAMCYQVKCGACGKSTWAGCGRHVASVHRQIPEGQHCACRDWPGVVPAGDNAAADGAAEGSSSSSTSTCAIL is encoded by the coding sequence ATGGCTAGGAAATGGTCGAAAGGATTGGTCGCGCGTGTCTATAAATATTCCTCTCCATCCGTCTTCCAGCCTCCGCCATCCCCGCATCAATTCAGATTTCACATAGCTTCGATCGAGCAGCACAGCGCAGTAAGCAGCTCAGCTGCCTGTcttggtgtgtcggaggcggaggaggggaAGCTAGAGGAAGCCGAAGCCATGTGCTACCAGGTGAAGTGCGGGGCGTGCGGCAAGTCCACGTGGGCGGGGTGCGGCCGCCACGTCGCGTCGGTGCACCGGCAgatccccgagggccagcactGCGCCTGCCGCGACTGGCCCGGCGTGGTCCCGGCCGGCGACAATGCAGCCGCCGACGGCGCCGCGGAGGGGTCGTCCTCTTCTTCCACGTCCACCTGCGCTATCCTGTGA